In Acidimicrobiales bacterium, a single genomic region encodes these proteins:
- a CDS encoding nucleotidyltransferase family protein encodes MAHRRIRPVVRRRARIAVHGVDRGGGRAGDPVRPATADGASGDRTRLPRRRRARAGAGVARARARADRDLRGAGQPARGGGAVGDVHRCADRAAAGPGRRPWAVRRRRRRAPGGVGTNRRRVRHRRRHPPHDADAGDRVWPRRLGRRRPRRLAGVSRAATWPSQRKLPTLGQRGRILGVTVLDEVVAQRDALDALCRRFGVTRLDLFGSAVTGGFDPDHSDLDLLVEFEPPTGLSRLDAYFGFKESLEKLLGLPIDLVDPSALRNPFFAASVEPTRQVLYAA; translated from the coding sequence ATGGCGCACCGGCGGATTCGACCGGTTGTGCGGCGGCGTGCCCGGATCGCCGTCCACGGCGTCGATCGCGGCGGCGGGCGTGCGGGGGACCCTGTTCGTCCAGCAACTGCTGACGGTGCGTCCGGGGACCGCACTCGACTACCTCGACGCCGTCGTGCGCGAGCAGGTGCCGGTGTGGCGCGAGCACGGGCACGAGCCGACCGGGATCTACGAGGTGCTGGGCAACCAGCACGAGGTGGTGGTGCTGTGGGCGACGTCCATCGCTGCGCAGACCGCGCTGCGGCGGGCCCGGGACGCCGCCCGTGGGCTGTGCGACGGCGACGGCGACGAGCGCCTGGTGGCGTGGGAACGAACCGTCGCCGGGTTCGTCACCGGCGGCGACACCCACCTCATGACGCCGATGCCGGGGACCGTGTATGGCCCCGACGACTGGGACGCCGCCGACCTCGCCGACTGGCTGGAGTGAGCCGGGCGGCGACCTGGCCGTCCCAGCGCAAGCTGCCGACGCTGGGTCAGCGTGGGAGAATCCTTGGCGTGACCGTGCTCGATGAGGTCGTCGCCCAGCGGGACGCCCTTGACGCCCTGTGCAGACGCTTCGGCGTGACGCGCCTCGACCTGTTCGGCTCTGCAGTCACCGGTGGGTTCGACCCTGACCACAGCGACCTGGACCTACTCGTCGAGTTCGAACCGCCGACGGGCCTGAGCCGGTTGGACGCCTATTTCGGCTTCAAGGAGTCGCTCGAGAAGTTGCTCGGTCTCCCCATCGATCTCGTCGACCCATCGGCCCTGCGCAACCCGTTCTTCGCCGCCTCCGTCGAGCCCACTCGCCAGGTGTTGTATGCCGCGTGA
- a CDS encoding SDR family oxidoreductase produces the protein MGDRFEGKVALITGAGAGIGRAVTLRLLDEGASVLAVDVDAAGLEDTAGFGALAEGNGELATAIADLSDPDACVTAVHTAVGRFGRLDVLGNVAGILVAAHATDVTREQYRKLMAINLDAPFFLSQAAIPHLLQAEGNIVNIASNAGLQGVPYVVAYCMSKGGVVQLTRALATEYLKTPLRVNAIAPAGTRTNIAATAAFPDDLDAELAGRMVGHRGMTEPDEVAALFAFLASDEARSVTGAVYTIDNGLTAS, from the coding sequence ATGGGGGATCGCTTCGAGGGCAAGGTGGCACTGATCACCGGGGCAGGAGCGGGGATCGGCCGGGCGGTGACGCTGCGCCTGCTCGACGAGGGCGCGTCCGTCCTCGCCGTGGACGTGGATGCCGCCGGGCTGGAGGACACGGCCGGCTTCGGGGCCCTCGCCGAGGGCAACGGTGAGCTGGCCACCGCCATCGCCGACCTGAGTGACCCCGACGCCTGCGTCACCGCCGTGCACACCGCCGTCGGTCGATTCGGCCGTCTCGATGTGCTCGGCAACGTGGCCGGGATCCTCGTGGCGGCACACGCCACGGACGTGACCCGCGAGCAGTACCGCAAGCTCATGGCCATCAACCTCGACGCCCCCTTCTTCCTCTCGCAGGCCGCCATCCCTCACCTGCTCCAGGCCGAGGGCAACATCGTCAACATCGCCTCGAACGCCGGCCTCCAGGGCGTGCCCTACGTGGTGGCGTACTGCATGAGCAAGGGCGGTGTCGTCCAGCTCACGCGGGCCCTCGCCACGGAGTACCTCAAGACCCCACTGCGGGTGAACGCCATCGCGCCGGCCGGAACGCGCACCAACATCGCCGCCACCGCGGCGTTCCCCGACGACCTCGATGCCGAGCTGGCGGGCCGCATGGTGGGGCACCGGGGCATGACCGAGCCCGACGAGGTGGCGGCGCTGTTCGCCTTCCTCGCGTCGGACGAGGCCCGGTCGGTGACGGGCGCGGTCTACACCATCGACAACGGCCTGACCGCGAGCTGA
- a CDS encoding pirin family protein, translated as MSGPVTSSDASPTPEADQPGGPGLEVLDGRAAEVGGFAVRRVLPRRERRTVGAWCFVDHMGPGTVGPGHGLDIGPHPHIGLQTVTWLLRGAVLHRDSLGSEQLIRPGQLNLMTAGQGISHSEETTGVHEGEVHGVQLWVALPSATRAGPPDFEHHAELPQVDLGGATATLLVGALGGSTSPARGDTDHLGADLELHAGRTVVPVSPEHEHAVVVLEGAVTVDGQALEPGRLGYLGTGRDEVAVDTTEPARVLVLGGTPFPEEVLMWWNYVARTRDEVAAAHRDWSTGAPRFGTVASPLPRIDVPDPPWSTGASSPQDQTARPGRTG; from the coding sequence ATGAGCGGGCCAGTGACCTCGTCGGACGCCTCCCCCACCCCGGAGGCCGACCAGCCGGGCGGACCCGGTCTGGAGGTCCTCGACGGGCGCGCCGCCGAGGTAGGGGGCTTCGCGGTCCGCCGCGTCCTACCCCGCCGCGAACGGCGCACGGTCGGCGCGTGGTGCTTCGTGGACCACATGGGCCCGGGCACGGTCGGGCCGGGCCACGGGCTCGACATCGGCCCCCACCCCCACATCGGCCTCCAGACCGTGACGTGGCTCCTACGCGGCGCCGTGTTGCACCGGGACAGCCTCGGCTCCGAGCAGCTGATCCGCCCCGGCCAGCTCAACCTGATGACCGCCGGCCAGGGGATCTCCCACTCCGAGGAAACCACCGGCGTCCACGAGGGCGAGGTGCACGGGGTCCAGCTCTGGGTGGCGCTGCCCTCGGCGACCCGAGCGGGCCCACCCGACTTCGAGCACCATGCCGAGCTCCCCCAGGTCGATCTCGGTGGCGCCACCGCCACCCTCCTCGTCGGCGCACTGGGCGGCTCCACGTCGCCGGCCCGGGGCGACACCGACCACCTCGGCGCCGACCTCGAGCTCCATGCGGGGCGCACCGTCGTCCCCGTGTCCCCCGAGCACGAGCACGCCGTCGTGGTGCTCGAGGGAGCCGTCACCGTGGACGGCCAGGCCCTCGAACCCGGTCGACTCGGCTACCTCGGCACCGGACGGGACGAGGTCGCGGTGGACACCACCGAGCCCGCCCGCGTCCTCGTCCTGGGTGGGACTCCCTTCCCCGAAGAGGTGCTCATGTGGTGGAACTACGTGGCCCGAACCCGCGACGAGGTGGCCGCGGCGCACCGGGACTGGTCGACGGGCGCACCCCGGTTCGGCACGGTCGCCTCGCCGCTGCCGCGGATCGATGTCCCCGACCCACCCTGGTCGACCGGAGCCTCGTCACCGCAGGACCAGACCGCTCGACCGGGACGGACGGGATGA
- a CDS encoding sigma-70 family RNA polymerase sigma factor — translation MTASDTEVVLDLEPFRRELTGYCYRMLGAGSEAEDAVQETMVRAWRNAARFEGRSSLRTWLYRIATNVCIDMGRQVQRRARPMEMGPSSPPDERLLGAPQPELPWVTPIGDGRIAPETSDPAEVAHHRETIRLAFVTALQHLPPKQRAALILCEVLRWPAAEAAELLDTTVASVNSALQRARATMAELPERPHPTDLGEADAALLERYVDAFERYDIETLVTLLHDDAIQSMPPFALWLQGAEDIGAWMVEPGPSGCRGSRLVATTANGCPAFGQYRPDPAGGWAPWAIQVLEISDGRIAEMSFFLDLLDPGEVFPRFGLPAHLDG, via the coding sequence ATGACCGCTTCCGACACCGAGGTCGTGCTCGACCTCGAGCCCTTCCGGCGCGAGCTGACGGGCTACTGCTACCGCATGCTGGGCGCCGGGTCCGAGGCGGAGGACGCCGTCCAGGAGACGATGGTGCGTGCCTGGCGCAACGCCGCCCGCTTCGAGGGCCGGTCCAGCCTGCGCACGTGGCTCTACCGCATCGCCACCAACGTCTGCATCGACATGGGCCGTCAGGTGCAGCGCCGGGCCCGTCCCATGGAGATGGGCCCTTCCTCGCCGCCCGACGAGCGCCTGCTGGGCGCTCCACAGCCCGAGCTGCCGTGGGTCACGCCGATCGGAGACGGTCGCATCGCCCCGGAGACCTCCGACCCGGCCGAGGTGGCCCACCACCGCGAGACCATCCGCCTCGCCTTCGTGACCGCTCTCCAGCACCTGCCCCCCAAGCAACGGGCGGCGCTGATCCTCTGCGAGGTGCTGCGCTGGCCGGCGGCCGAGGCGGCCGAGCTGCTCGATACGACGGTCGCCTCGGTCAACAGCGCCCTCCAGCGGGCCCGCGCCACCATGGCCGAGCTGCCCGAGCGGCCTCACCCCACCGATCTGGGTGAGGCCGACGCCGCCCTGCTCGAGCGCTACGTGGACGCCTTCGAGCGCTACGACATCGAGACGCTGGTCACCCTGCTCCACGACGACGCCATCCAGTCCATGCCCCCTTTCGCCTTGTGGCTCCAGGGCGCGGAGGACATCGGTGCCTGGATGGTCGAGCCGGGGCCCAGCGGGTGCCGCGGCTCGCGCCTGGTGGCGACCACCGCCAACGGGTGCCCAGCGTTCGGCCAGTACCGCCCCGACCCCGCCGGCGGGTGGGCCCCTTGGGCCATCCAGGTGCTCGAGATCTCAGACGGCCGGATCGCCGAGATGAGCTTCTTCCTCGACCTGCTCGACCCCGGTGAGGTCTTCCCCCGCTTCGGGCTCCCCGCCCACCTCGACGGGTAG
- a CDS encoding DUF86 domain-containing protein: MILGAFLWDARQAAGLIVEFLAGRSWDDYENDALVRSAVERQFEIVGEALNQFGQTAPDLVERIPDLPRIVAFRNVLIHEYTKIDDRIVWEVAAERVPALIALFDELIDEIG, from the coding sequence GTGATCCTCGGGGCGTTCCTCTGGGATGCCCGCCAGGCCGCGGGCCTCATCGTCGAGTTCCTGGCCGGCCGCTCGTGGGACGACTACGAGAACGATGCCTTGGTGCGCTCTGCGGTCGAGCGCCAGTTCGAGATCGTGGGCGAGGCGCTCAACCAGTTCGGGCAGACCGCCCCGGATCTGGTTGAACGCATCCCGGATCTGCCTCGGATCGTCGCGTTCCGCAACGTGCTGATCCACGAGTACACGAAGATCGATGATCGGATCGTCTGGGAGGTGGCCGCCGAGCGAGTGCCGGCGCTCATCGCGCTGTTCGACGAGCTCATCGACGAGATCGGTTGA
- a CDS encoding 2-dehydropantoate 2-reductase: MRIVVVGTGAMGSVYAGLLGAAGHEVWAVDRWAEHVDAIASAGLRVSGASGDRVVEGISAGRRPEDAGPADLWLIATKAADVEAVAAEVAPLLRPDDMVMAFQNGLGAGERVARHVPERHILIGIAEGFGSSIPEPGHVHHEGMRLIRIGELRGGLTDRLLALETAWRDAGFNVKAFPDLPLMIWEKFLCNVTLSAPTAAFDLTVGELMADEEAWAVALGCMLEAHRAGVALGVAFPFDDPVRYVTDFAATIPDASPSMRLDHLARRPSEVDVINGAVVDLSRELGLEAPFNQTLCAILRRREAAFG, translated from the coding sequence ATGAGGATCGTCGTCGTCGGGACCGGGGCCATGGGCTCGGTGTACGCCGGGCTGCTGGGCGCGGCCGGTCACGAGGTGTGGGCCGTCGACCGGTGGGCCGAGCACGTCGACGCCATCGCCAGCGCGGGCCTGCGGGTCTCCGGGGCCAGCGGCGACCGGGTGGTCGAGGGCATCTCCGCGGGGCGTCGGCCCGAGGATGCCGGCCCCGCCGACCTGTGGCTGATCGCCACCAAGGCCGCGGACGTCGAGGCGGTGGCCGCCGAGGTCGCTCCTCTGCTGCGCCCCGACGACATGGTCATGGCCTTCCAGAACGGACTCGGTGCCGGCGAGCGGGTCGCCCGCCACGTGCCCGAGCGCCACATCCTGATCGGGATCGCCGAGGGCTTCGGCTCGTCGATCCCCGAGCCCGGCCATGTGCACCACGAGGGCATGCGCCTCATCCGTATCGGCGAGCTGCGCGGCGGCCTGACCGACCGGCTGCTGGCCCTCGAAACGGCGTGGCGCGACGCCGGGTTCAACGTGAAGGCCTTCCCCGACCTCCCCCTCATGATCTGGGAGAAGTTCCTCTGCAACGTGACCCTCAGCGCACCGACCGCGGCCTTCGACCTGACCGTCGGTGAGCTGATGGCCGACGAGGAGGCCTGGGCCGTCGCGCTCGGGTGCATGCTCGAGGCCCATCGAGCGGGCGTGGCTCTCGGCGTCGCCTTCCCCTTCGACGACCCCGTCCGCTACGTCACCGACTTCGCCGCCACGATCCCCGACGCCAGCCCCTCGATGCGCCTCGACCACCTGGCCCGCCGGCCCTCCGAGGTCGACGTCATCAACGGCGCGGTGGTCGACCTCAGCCGCGAGCTCGGGTTGGAGGCACCGTTCAACCAGACGCTGTGCGCCATCCTGCGCCGGCGGGAGGCGGCGTTCGGCTGA
- a CDS encoding phytanoyl-CoA dioxygenase family protein → MSRARERHPWNTGFEWELPERAPATITAEQRDQYDRDGFLVLRGAFAPEELAPVEAACDEAVELVAGLLEQVEGGRLSVAGLDTQVVAPHVVLRSEAAKAFCRHPVFAGVCRDLMGDDVRLYWEQAVYKVPHGAEPVLWHQDNGYTFIEPQAYLTFWVSLTDATPDNGCVSIMAGAHRDGTLTHAETPIGFECWGDHDQAIDVPTQAGDVVVFSSLSPHATRVNTTDAVRKAYIVQYCHADAVGYLGNGAGGRGDPVPQDDVARQMPLLVGGAPVPPS, encoded by the coding sequence GTGAGCCGGGCACGTGAGCGCCACCCGTGGAACACGGGCTTCGAGTGGGAGCTGCCAGAGCGGGCGCCGGCGACCATCACCGCTGAGCAGCGGGACCAGTACGACCGGGACGGGTTCCTCGTGCTGCGGGGCGCCTTCGCCCCTGAGGAGCTGGCACCCGTGGAGGCGGCGTGCGACGAGGCGGTCGAGCTCGTCGCCGGGCTGCTCGAGCAGGTGGAGGGCGGGCGGCTCTCGGTGGCGGGGCTCGACACGCAGGTGGTCGCGCCGCACGTCGTGCTGCGGTCCGAGGCGGCCAAGGCGTTCTGCCGCCACCCCGTCTTCGCCGGCGTGTGCCGCGATCTGATGGGCGACGACGTCCGCCTCTACTGGGAGCAGGCGGTCTACAAGGTGCCCCACGGTGCCGAGCCGGTGCTGTGGCACCAGGACAACGGCTACACGTTCATCGAGCCGCAGGCGTACCTGACCTTCTGGGTCTCGCTCACCGACGCCACGCCGGACAACGGCTGCGTCTCGATCATGGCGGGGGCCCATCGGGACGGGACGCTGACCCACGCCGAGACGCCCATCGGCTTCGAGTGCTGGGGCGACCACGACCAGGCGATCGACGTACCCACGCAGGCCGGCGACGTCGTCGTCTTCTCCTCGCTCAGCCCGCACGCCACCCGGGTCAACACGACCGACGCCGTGCGCAAGGCCTACATCGTCCAGTACTGCCACGCCGACGCCGTCGGCTACCTCGGTAACGGCGCCGGCGGCCGAGGCGACCCCGTCCCGCAGGACGACGTCGCCCGACAGATGCCCCTGCTCGTCGGCGGCGCCCCGGTGCCCCCGAGCTGA
- a CDS encoding Rieske 2Fe-2S domain-containing protein, protein MSRYPFPSAPNGWFGVAASDDVGVGDVRAVEYLGRELVVFRGGDGAARVFDAHCPHLGAHLGHSGKVRGDGLACPFHGWCFGGDGQLVEVPGLDRTPPRATAGPWPVCERNGRIFVWHHADGGAPTYDVLGYRADEDAWTPWRRNTYSVRVHVQDLTENILDRAHFATVHDMAPPEREHFEVSFDGPTMVVEQRLRVTAVSDTGVEVLARTTACGPGIAAVEVTEGPLEMLTYITQTPVDDEHTEVNLDFSMKRLDDDDTTAAVAELNDQITNLQFTQDVPIWEHKVYRERPLLTKVDGPVHEYRRWFAQFFTAR, encoded by the coding sequence ATGAGCCGTTATCCCTTCCCGTCGGCCCCCAACGGGTGGTTCGGGGTCGCGGCCTCCGATGACGTGGGCGTCGGCGACGTCCGGGCGGTCGAGTACCTCGGACGCGAGCTCGTGGTCTTCCGCGGCGGCGACGGCGCCGCACGGGTGTTCGACGCCCACTGCCCGCACCTCGGCGCCCACCTCGGTCACAGCGGGAAGGTGCGCGGCGACGGCCTCGCCTGCCCTTTCCACGGCTGGTGCTTCGGCGGTGACGGGCAACTCGTCGAGGTGCCCGGCCTCGACCGCACCCCACCCCGGGCCACCGCCGGCCCGTGGCCCGTCTGCGAGCGCAACGGCCGCATCTTCGTGTGGCACCACGCCGACGGCGGCGCCCCGACGTACGACGTGCTGGGCTACCGGGCCGACGAGGACGCCTGGACGCCGTGGCGGCGCAACACCTACAGCGTGCGGGTCCACGTGCAGGACCTCACCGAGAACATCCTCGACCGGGCCCACTTCGCCACGGTGCACGACATGGCGCCCCCCGAGCGCGAGCACTTCGAGGTGTCGTTCGACGGGCCGACGATGGTCGTCGAGCAGCGCCTGCGGGTGACCGCGGTGTCCGACACCGGGGTCGAGGTGCTGGCCCGCACGACGGCCTGCGGCCCGGGCATCGCCGCGGTCGAGGTGACCGAAGGCCCGCTCGAGATGCTCACCTACATCACCCAGACCCCTGTCGACGACGAGCACACCGAGGTCAACCTCGACTTCTCGATGAAGCGCCTCGACGACGACGACACCACCGCTGCGGTGGCCGAGCTGAACGACCAGATCACCAACCTGCAGTTCACCCAGGACGTCCCCATCTGGGAGCACAAGGTGTACCGGGAGCGGCCGCTGCTGACGAAGGTCGACGGCCCGGTGCACGAGTACCGGCGCTGGTTCGCCCAGTTCTTCACCGCCAGGTGA
- a CDS encoding zinc ribbon domain-containing protein: protein MPTYEYRCRACGETFELRRSMADSDAAATCPSGHDDTTRLLSVFASVGSATASGPAPSAGPPAGGCGGGCACYPS from the coding sequence ATGCCGACCTACGAGTACCGGTGCCGCGCCTGCGGCGAGACCTTCGAGCTCCGGCGTTCGATGGCCGACTCCGACGCCGCCGCCACGTGTCCATCGGGCCACGACGACACCACCCGCCTGCTGAGCGTGTTCGCCTCCGTGGGTTCGGCCACCGCCTCCGGCCCTGCGCCCAGTGCCGGCCCGCCCGCCGGCGGGTGCGGTGGCGGGTGCGCCTGCTACCCGAGCTGA